The Gimesia sp. DNA window CTGTAAGGTCAACAAGTTGACAGGGGAAGTCATCTGGCGCGTGCTGGAAGACGGAGGCGGCATGTTCGGCAGCGCATTCTCTTCTCCCTGCCTGGCGGAACTGGATGGCGTGCAGCAGATCCTGGTTCAGACCCGGACTACCCTGGCGGGTGTCGATCCGGAATCGGGCCAGGTGTTCTGGGAACAGAAGATCCCCGCCTTTCGTGGCATGAATATTCTGACGCCGGCTGTTGTGAATAACACCGTCTTTACCAGCAGTTATGGCGGACGTTCGTTTCTGTTTAACATTACCCGCAACGGCGGAAAGTGGCAGGTGAAAGAACTCTGGTCGAATGCGATTCAGGGTTATATGTCATCGCCGATCATCCTGGACGGGTACATTTACCTGCATTTGAAAAATCAACGTTTTACCTGTCTCGATCTGAAAACAGGGAAAGCGGTCTGGACAACGGCCCCTTATGGCAAATACTGGAGCATGGTCACCGATGGTCAGAAGATTCTGGCGTTGGATCAGAAAGGGGAACTGCTGCTGATCAAAGCCAGCCCGAAGAAATTTGATCTGCTCGATCAGCGCAAAGTCGCCGATGACTCCTGGGCTTACCTGGCTGTCAGCGGGAAGGATATGTTTATCCGCGACCTGAAGCAGCTCTCTGTTTACCAGGCAGAGTAGGACAGTCTGAAGAACGAAGAGGTTAGCATGAGCATTCCTGAAATTCGTATCCGCCAGTTGAATGAGGCTCCGCTGAAGGGCGATGAAGACTACGTTCTGTACTGGATGATCGCCAACCGCCGCACGCGTTTTAATTTCAGCCTCGAGCGGGCGGTCGAAGTGGCAAAAGGACTGGATAAACCGCTGGTCGTGTTTGAAGCCTTGCGCTGCGGTTATCGCTGGGCCAGCGACCGGATGCATCGTTTTGTCCTGCAGGGCATGGCGGATAACCGAGCGAACTTTGAAGAGACTGTGGCGACGTACTACTGTTATGTGGAACCCGAGGCAGGTCATGGATCCGGACTTTTGGAAGCACTGGCCGACAAAGCGTGCGCGATTGTTACTGATGATTTTCCCTGTTTCTTTCTGCCACGGATGCTGGACCACGTGGCCCCGCGCCTGCCCGTCAGCCTGGAAGCCATCGATTCCAATGGACTGCTGCCCCTGCGAGCCGCCTCCCAGGTTTATCCCACGGCGTATGCATTTCGTCGCTTCCTGCACAAGGAACTGCCGCCCCACCTGCTGGAGATGCCTAAGACCAATCCGCTGGCGCGCATCAAACTGCCCGAACTGAAATCGCTGCCTGATAAAATTCTCGACCGCTGGCCGATGGCGACCGATGAACTGCTGACCGCCACGCCTGAAGTGCTGGCGGACCTGCCCCTTGATCACAGTGTTGGACCAGCATCCTTTGACGGCGGTGAAGAAGAAGCCCTGAAAGCGCTGCGGCGTTTCTTCGATACCCGCTTCGAACGCTACGCAGACGAACGAAACCTGCCTGAAGAAGAAGTCACCAGCGGGCTCTCCCCTTACCTGCACTTCGGTCACATCTCGGTTCACGATGTGTTTGATTCCATCGCCCGCCGGGAAGAGTGGTCGGTCGAAAAGGTGATGGACCAGAAACCGACCGGCAAACGCGCCGGGTGGTGGCAGATGAGTGAGACAGCGGAAAGTTTTCTGGACGAACTGATCACCTGGCGGGAACTGGGTTACAACATGTGCTGGCAGCGGGATGACTACGATCAGTACTCTTCCCTGCCCGACTGGGCGCAGACTACGCTCGACGAACACGCGTCCGATCCGCGCGAATATACTTACTCGCTGGAAGAGTTCGAACAGGCGAAAACACACGATCCCCTCTGGAACGCAGCCCAGACGCAACTGGTGACCGAAGGCCGTCTGCATAATTATATGCGGATGCTGTGGGGCAAGAAGATCCTGCACTGGTCGGACTCTCCGCAGGACGCGCTGGAGATCATGATCGAACTCAACAACAAGTATGCGGTCGACGGGCGGAATCCGAATTCGTATTCCGGCATTTTCTGGTGCCTGGGCCGATACGATCGTGCCTGGGGCCCCGAGCGGGAGATCTTTGGGAAGATCCGCTACATGACCAGTCAGAACACGGCCCGCAAATTCAGCGTCGATGGCTACCTGGAACGCTACGGTAATCAAAAACGCCAGGGGGCGTTATTCGATTGAAGTTTACGGCAGCTCTGCACTACACTGACTCCCTGTCAGCCTAATCAACAATGTTTGTCAGTGTGTATAACCAGGGAGCCCGGCGGTGGACAGAGACCTTTTTCAGGGAACGGTACCTTATTACGTGCGGTATCGCGTGCCCTACCCCGAGGAACTGCTTGCCCGAATCCGGGACCGGGCTGCGACTTCGGGATCAGGGCGTCTGTTGGACCTGGGTAGCGGCACCGGTGAGATCGCATTACGGCTGGCGCCTCACTTTCGCGAAGTGACAGCCGTCGAACCCGATCCTGCGATGCAGTCTGCGGGACTGACGAAGATGCGGGAGCAGCAGATCGAAAATGTCAGCTGGCGTTCCGAAACCGCGGAAGCCTTTTCTGCGGACGAGACAACATTTGAAATGGTGACGATCGGCGCTGCCTTCCACTGGATGGACCGCCGACTACTATCACGACGGATTCGAGGCTGGCTGCGTCCCGAACAGCCGCTGGTGATCCTGGGGTATACGAGCATCTGGAGTGGGACTGCGGACTGGCTCCCACTGGTGCGGGAAGTTCTGCAGCGCTGCCTGGGAGAAAAACGGCGTGCAGGTTCGGGCAATTATCCCGAACTGTCCCAGCCTCATGAGGAGATCCTGCTGGAAGCGGGTTACCAGATCGAGGAACTCGAGACCCGGATCACACAACAGTGGACGCTCGAGACACTGATCGGCAATCTCTATTCGACGTCCTTCGCCTCCCCGGCCGTCCTGGGAGAAAAGCAGAGTTCCTTCGAAGCCGACCTGAGGCAGACACTACTCGACTTTGATTCCCGCGGCGTGTATTCCGAAGAGATAACTTTCTACGCCCTGCTGGCGTGGCCGGAGTAGTGCTTACCGCTGGCGAAAGCCGTGATAGAGGTTGAGCAGACGAAATTCTTCCTGTTGCCTGATTCGAGCGGCTGTCAGTTCTTCGGCCTTGGAGAGCAGGAGTGCTCCGCCTGTTTCAAGGATGTGGCGCGGATTCTGCTTTTGTTGTCCGGCCATCGCCTGTGCGGCTCTTTCCATTACCAGTTGATGGTCCCACTCGCGCAATAACCCGTAATACTCGTCTGAATTTGAAGACGGATCTAAGGGAAGAAACGGGGCGGCCTGAGTGTGAAAGTAAAGGTGGTTTGTCTGTGCCTGTTTCGAAGCTGTCTTTTCCGGTTCCCAAACGGAGACCAGCGGCTCGACTAAAGCAGCGGGAGTGGCAAGCTCGATGGTTCGGAGTTCGTAAATACTTCCCTGCTTTTCGGTTGCAGAGACGAGAGAACAGGTCAGTCCCCAGATGACGACGGTGAATAACAGCTGACGCATGGCAGGCCCCCTTTCCGGCTCGATAAGTGAACGCGTTCCTTCAGCCGCGGTTCTTATCAGAACGAAGCCCATGTGTCGAGGCCTTTTGTCCAGTGCTGTTTGAGAGAAGATCTATTTTCACTCCTGCCCGCAGCGGATGTCTCATTCTGGTTGTGGGCCTGGTTGTGGGCTGCGCGACACCAGAAACATAATGAGCGCCAGGATGATTGACACCACCAGGATGACCAATCCGACGGTTCGGATTACCAGATATTCGCTTCGCTTGTCGCGGTTCGCCTCCTGCCGGGATTCCAGGGACTCAATTCTGCTTTGGATAGCCCAAAATTCATCGCCCACAGGACGTTTCCTACCGTGTTTGACGTAATAATCGTAATTCTTGACTCTGAAATCTTTGACAGTCTCTTCCTTCTGAATTTCGAGAACGCCGTTCTGCCAGTTGCCACTAAACAGACTGTACTGGGCATAACCTGCGACTCCGATGCCGATCATAAACAGACCGATGATGAGCGATACCAGCAGCATGCGGCGACTTTCGCGTTCGATCTGCTGAGACAGGTATGAGGCTTGTTCAGATTCTTCCGTCTCAAATATAGGGGTGGCGCTCTCTTCCGGATTCTGGCTCTGGACCTCAGGTTGCTGAAGTTCGCCCTCTTCAGTTCGAAGGGCTTCTCCCGAATCGCCTGATTCATCTTCTACCGAGTTCATCGTATTTGATCTCCCTGGAAATGTGCAGCGCATCTGTTCTGTTGCAAGCCGGGGACGTGGCTTGGCCCCGATGAACACCAGTATAAAAATGCTCACGCGCGATCACAAGACTGCGACGATGTCGGAACATCGTGCAGACGTTTCAGAACCGGACAGAGGGAGACTCACCCAGCTCAGTAAATGGGCCAGATGCCGGGGGTGGCGAGTTCGAGCACATGGTCGTCGGGATCGCGGAAGTAGAGGCTTTCGCCGCCGCGGGGCCAGCTCATGCGGCTGATAATTTCCACGCCTGCTGAGACGAGACGTTCTTCCCATTTGGCAAGGTCGTCCCGTTCGATGGCAAATGCGAAGTGGACCGGGCCATCGCCGTCATGGGGTGGAATCACACCCCCTTCGAGATGGGCTGCGGTATGCGTGGCACCCCGTTTGAAGATCAGAAACACGCTGCGGTCGCCGGCGTTCATGGCGCAGAACCGCTGGTCCTCCGCCATGATTTCGAATTCGAACAACTGCCGATAAAAGTCGACCGCGGTCTGCAGGTCATCTACGTAAATCGACGTCTCCAGTACGCCATGCACTTTCACTCTGGTCTCTCCTCTCAGGCTGCCTGACTCTGTGCTTCCGCTTCATAACGCAGGATATCACCGGGCTGACACTCCAAATATTCACAGATCTTTTCCAGCGTCGCGAAGCGAATCCCTTTGACTTTCCCCGACTTGAGCAGCGAAAGATTCTGCTCGGTGATTCCCACGTGTTTTGCCAGATCGCGTGAGGTGACTTTGCGTCGGGCCAGCATGACATCCAGTGTTATACAAATTCGCATCGATTCCTGCTTCGCTCGCTAAAACTCGTGTTAAGCTCTGATTCTACTATAGCTGAATTCCCGGCGGGTCACCAGACGTCTAAATGATCTGGGCGTGTTCTTCCGCGATCAGGCTGGCCCGCTTTAACAGATTCGCCAGCAGAAAGATCAGTGCTCCGACTCCCGCCAGGATGAACTGATTCGAACCGATGCTGATCGCCAGCATTTTCTGTCCGGGCGGATTATGCATCGTCAATACCACACTGAGCGCCGCTCCGCAGATGGGAGATAATAAAGCAGAGCCCATCAGCCCCAGGGCAAAACGTTTCAGCAGCCGACTGTTTTGTGTGCCCAGATAATCTTCGGCACAACAGGCTTTGAGAAAACGGCGTAGCGAAATCAGCCCCCAGTACGTGGGTGCGATCAGCAGTGCTGAGAGTAAAACCATGCCCACTTTAGTTGATACCGGCAGCGGAAAGGGAATGGCCTGGACAGGAATTCTGCCATTCTGTTTCGCGATCAGGTCGGCACAAAACCAGACCCAGATTAAAAATGCGGGCATCACCCAGAGGGATAGAGCACACAGATAATACAGAACACGGCAAATGACACTGGTACGATCTTTACGAGCCATCTCAGGAATCCTTTCCAAAGGGTTTGTTGTTGAACGGCGAATTTTTATCGTTTTACGATAAACAGCACAACCCCGGTTTTTGAGAATTCGGGATCGATTCCACTTCCCGCCGCTCTAACTCCCCTGCGATAGCCAGCCTCCCGGCTGTGGTGTTGCAGTGGACTGCGTATCGCGGTACCAGGCTTTGAGCTGCTTGAGCATTTTCGCAGCCTGGGCGGATTCGGTTTTCTGGAGGTCTTCTTTCTCGCCCGGATCGCGATCGAGGCGATAGAGTTCGACCTTTTCATTTTCGAAGGTGCCTGGTTTTGCGCGGGGATGCTGCACGACCAGTTTCCAGGGACCGTCCCGCATCGCTTCCGCGCGTCCGCCCCGATTCGAAAGTGAGGCCCAGAACAGCGGACGGGATGGGAGCGATTTCTGTTCAAACAGGACCGGGGAAAGATCGACGCCATCCAGGGGACGCTCCCGGGGCGGAGTGACGTCGGCAATCCCCAGCAGGGTCGGCATGACATCGATGCTGATCGCGGGGACATCCGAGACGGTGCCCGCCTCAATCTTACCAGGCCACCAGGCGATGGCAGGCACGCGATGTCCGCCTTCATAAACCGAACCTTTGGCGCCCCGCAGCGCGGGACTGCCACTCGGGAAATCACGCGAGGGACCATTGTCCGAGAAGAACAGCACGAACGTATTTTTATCGAGTCCCGATTTCACGAGGAACTCACGAATCTGCCCTACGCCTTCATCGACGGGGAGTGTCATCCCTTTGAACTTTTCGATGCGTTCCCCTTCATGGGCCGGCTTCCAGCGTTTCCAGCCTTCGGCTTCGGTGCGACGAATCGGATCGCCGGGAACCTGAACCGGATTGTGAATCGCTTCATGCGCCAGGTAGAGACAGAAGGGACGTTCCTGGTTGTCCTTGATGAACTGCAGGGCGTATTGGTTGATCAGGTGCGTCGAGTAGCCGGGTTCCTCGGTCTCCTGGCGTCCGTGCCACCAGTCGTGTTTGACGTGGTCTCCTACATGGCTGATGAAATCGATATTGCCGCTGTGATAACCGACGAAGGTATCGAACCCGTGATTGTCGGGATGGAACTCTGCGGAATTGTGCGGGTAGCCCTGGTGCCATTTCCCGATCAGGCCGGTCTGGTAACCTGCCTGTTTCAACAGTTCGGCGAAGGTGTTTTCGCTGCGTTTCAAACCTTTCAGATGTTCGGGATGATCGCTGACCGGATGGATGACCGCTTCAATGCCGGCCCGTTGCTGATAGCGACCGGTGAGCAGACCGGCCCGCGTGGGCGAACAGACGGTGCCCGAAGAATGAAAGTCGGTCAGCTTCAGGCCTTCCGCCGCCAGCCGATCGATCTCGGGAGTTTTAAAGTAGGGATTGCCGAAACAGCTGACTCCGGCATAGCCCATATCGTCGACCATAATCACGATCAGATTAGGTCGATCTCCCGGCGTCCGCGGGGTTGCGGCCGTGGTACTTCGTAGAACAGACAGGGAGAGACAGAGCGTCAACAGGCACAGACTTAAGCTACGCATCCCGGAATTGAGCACGATTCGATTCCTCTTTGATAACAGGTAGAAACGGGAAGATCAGGCGGGTCGCGATTCGATTATAACAGACGCGAGAGGAAAAGCACGGTTGCACTCCCAGAGACTGCTATGACAGTCTGACCGGCGTCCTTTGAAATCTGAAATTTCTGCTTGCGTTCCTGCAAACAATTCCG harbors:
- a CDS encoding deoxyribodipyrimidine photolyase, with protein sequence MSIPEIRIRQLNEAPLKGDEDYVLYWMIANRRTRFNFSLERAVEVAKGLDKPLVVFEALRCGYRWASDRMHRFVLQGMADNRANFEETVATYYCYVEPEAGHGSGLLEALADKACAIVTDDFPCFFLPRMLDHVAPRLPVSLEAIDSNGLLPLRAASQVYPTAYAFRRFLHKELPPHLLEMPKTNPLARIKLPELKSLPDKILDRWPMATDELLTATPEVLADLPLDHSVGPASFDGGEEEALKALRRFFDTRFERYADERNLPEEEVTSGLSPYLHFGHISVHDVFDSIARREEWSVEKVMDQKPTGKRAGWWQMSETAESFLDELITWRELGYNMCWQRDDYDQYSSLPDWAQTTLDEHASDPREYTYSLEEFEQAKTHDPLWNAAQTQLVTEGRLHNYMRMLWGKKILHWSDSPQDALEIMIELNNKYAVDGRNPNSYSGIFWCLGRYDRAWGPEREIFGKIRYMTSQNTARKFSVDGYLERYGNQKRQGALFD
- a CDS encoding PQQ-binding-like beta-propeller repeat protein produces the protein MHQFKLISLSLVFMILCTASASSADQTLPDQSWSQWRGPQRDGTLPGTTLPDSLSEQNLKLRWELPLSPGYSGPIVTADRVFVTETVNEETEVVRALDRQTGKELWKQSWPGAISVPFFAKANGDWIRATPAFDGERLYVAGIRDVLVCLDAASGSILWRLDFVEQLKSSLPSFGFASSPLVTDEAVYVQAGGGFCKVNKLTGEVIWRVLEDGGGMFGSAFSSPCLAELDGVQQILVQTRTTLAGVDPESGQVFWEQKIPAFRGMNILTPAVVNNTVFTSSYGGRSFLFNITRNGGKWQVKELWSNAIQGYMSSPIILDGYIYLHLKNQRFTCLDLKTGKAVWTTAPYGKYWSMVTDGQKILALDQKGELLLIKASPKKFDLLDQRKVADDSWAYLAVSGKDMFIRDLKQLSVYQAE
- a CDS encoding sulfatase-like hydrolase/transferase; translated protein: MLNSGMRSLSLCLLTLCLSLSVLRSTTAATPRTPGDRPNLIVIMVDDMGYAGVSCFGNPYFKTPEIDRLAAEGLKLTDFHSSGTVCSPTRAGLLTGRYQQRAGIEAVIHPVSDHPEHLKGLKRSENTFAELLKQAGYQTGLIGKWHQGYPHNSAEFHPDNHGFDTFVGYHSGNIDFISHVGDHVKHDWWHGRQETEEPGYSTHLINQYALQFIKDNQERPFCLYLAHEAIHNPVQVPGDPIRRTEAEGWKRWKPAHEGERIEKFKGMTLPVDEGVGQIREFLVKSGLDKNTFVLFFSDNGPSRDFPSGSPALRGAKGSVYEGGHRVPAIAWWPGKIEAGTVSDVPAISIDVMPTLLGIADVTPPRERPLDGVDLSPVLFEQKSLPSRPLFWASLSNRGGRAEAMRDGPWKLVVQHPRAKPGTFENEKVELYRLDRDPGEKEDLQKTESAQAAKMLKQLKAWYRDTQSTATPQPGGWLSQGS
- a CDS encoding helix-turn-helix transcriptional regulator, whose protein sequence is MRICITLDVMLARRKVTSRDLAKHVGITEQNLSLLKSGKVKGIRFATLEKICEYLECQPGDILRYEAEAQSQAA
- a CDS encoding DUF2975 domain-containing protein, with amino-acid sequence MARKDRTSVICRVLYYLCALSLWVMPAFLIWVWFCADLIAKQNGRIPVQAIPFPLPVSTKVGMVLLSALLIAPTYWGLISLRRFLKACCAEDYLGTQNSRLLKRFALGLMGSALLSPICGAALSVVLTMHNPPGQKMLAISIGSNQFILAGVGALIFLLANLLKRASLIAEEHAQII
- a CDS encoding VOC family protein, giving the protein MKVHGVLETSIYVDDLQTAVDFYRQLFEFEIMAEDQRFCAMNAGDRSVFLIFKRGATHTAAHLEGGVIPPHDGDGPVHFAFAIERDDLAKWEERLVSAGVEIISRMSWPRGGESLYFRDPDDHVLELATPGIWPIY
- a CDS encoding class I SAM-dependent methyltransferase; protein product: MDRDLFQGTVPYYVRYRVPYPEELLARIRDRAATSGSGRLLDLGSGTGEIALRLAPHFREVTAVEPDPAMQSAGLTKMREQQIENVSWRSETAEAFSADETTFEMVTIGAAFHWMDRRLLSRRIRGWLRPEQPLVILGYTSIWSGTADWLPLVREVLQRCLGEKRRAGSGNYPELSQPHEEILLEAGYQIEELETRITQQWTLETLIGNLYSTSFASPAVLGEKQSSFEADLRQTLLDFDSRGVYSEEITFYALLAWPE